One Helicoverpa zea isolate HzStark_Cry1AcR chromosome 20, ilHelZeax1.1, whole genome shotgun sequence genomic region harbors:
- the LOC124640015 gene encoding NAD-dependent protein deacetylase sirtuin-2-like, with amino-acid sequence MRLHYLSKKPWQEWTKVSSRNSIYLRKMSANSPPGKSDGDDPVDRPVPDVPPNPIESLGARLRDLDVDSIRRYLAQKLGFYEPPETAAPTDQVLEEVSLDGVVRWIQSERCKNIITLAGAGISTSAGIPDFRSPETGLYHNLQKYDLPEPQAIFEINFFRQNPKPFFMLAKELYPGSFKPTISHYFIRLLHEKGLLLRHYTQNIDTLERGAGIPEEKLVEAHGTFYTSHCLDCRKEYNLEYVKERIFADQIPICTECPGVVKPDIVFFGESLPDRFQRCLQEDFQQCDMLIIMGSSLEVQPFASLIDMVPDWCPRLLINREKAGMRSPLLRLWGVMSGGLQLDEDAVRDVARLGDCDDGCQDLADRLGWGDELRALVASEHARLDLAGAAVPPAPPLSPPHVTSQEPDL; translated from the exons ATGCGCCTCCATTATCTGTCAAAGAAACCGTGGCAAGAGTGGACAAAGGTTTCGAGTCGCAATTCCATTTATTTACGCAAAATGTCTGCAAATTCACCGCCAGGAAAGAGTGATG GTGATGACCCCGTAGATAGGCCCGTGCCGGACGTCCCGCCAAATCCTATAGAGAGCCTTGGAGCTCGTTTGAGGGACTTGGACGTGGATTCAATCCGGCGGTATTTGGCCCAGAAGCTGGGATTTTATGAGCCGCCCGAGACTGCCGCGCCTACGGACCAGGTGTTGGAAGAAGTGAGCTTGGACGGCGTAGTCAGGTGGATACAGAGTGAACGCTGTAAAAATATCATTACTCTGGCGGGCGCTGGCATTTCCACat CTGCAGGAATCCCTGATTTCCGTAGTCCAGAAACGGGTCTTTACCACAATCTTCAGAAATATGACCTCCCAGAACCGCAAGCAATATTTGAAATCAACTTCTTCAGACAAAATCCGAAACCTTTCTTCATGTTGGCAAAGGAATTGTACCCTGGAAGCTTCAAACCCACAATATCACATTACTTCATCAGACTTTTACATGAAAAAG GCCTTCTACTCCGCCACTACACTCAAAACATAGACACTCTAGAGCGCGGGGCCGGAATCCCCGAGGAGAAGCTGGTTGAGGCGCACGGCACCTTCTACACTTCGCACTGTCTGGACTGCCGCAAGGAGTATAATCTCGAATATGTTAAAG AGCGTATATTCGCGGACCAGATCCCCATCTGCACGGAATGTCCTGGCGTGGTGAAGCCGGACATCGTGTTCTTCGGCGAGAGTCTACCGGACCGCTTCCAACGATGCCTGCAGGAAGATTTCCAGCAATGCGACATGCTCATCATCATGGGATCCTCGCTTGAAGTCCAGCCGTTTGCTTCTCTTATTGATAT GGTCCCCGACTGGTGTCCTAGACTGCTGATAAACCGCGAGAAAGCCGGCATGAGGTCGCCTCTCCTCCGTCTATGGGGCGTCATGAGCGGTGGCTTGCAATTAGACGAGGATGCAGTACGAGATGTAGCGAGGCTTGGAGACTGTGATGACGGCTGCCAGGATCTCGCTGACAGGCTGGGATGGGGG GACGAGCTCCGAGCGTTAGTAGCAAGCGAGCATGCGCGACTGGACCTGGCCGGCGCCGCCGTCCCCCCCGCGCCGCCGCTGTCCCCGCCGCACGTGACGTCACAGGAGCCCGACCTATGA